From the Actinomycetota bacterium genome, one window contains:
- the acs gene encoding acetate--CoA ligase yields MGDETLENLLSENRIFAPSSEFAQQANAKADLYDQAQNDRLAFWEQQGSYLQWDKQWSQTLDWSQAPVAKWFVNGELNVAVNCVDRHVAQGNGSRVAIYFEGEPGDTRVITYKELQDEVCRVANGLTELGVQDGDRVAIYLPMIPEAVFAMLACARIGAIHSVVFGGFSAEALRSRIEDASAKLVITADGGFRRGNAFALKPAVDEAASSAPTVEKILVVKRTGQEISWNNTTDIWWHDLVARQSTTHKPKSFDSEHPLFILYTSGTTGRPKGILHTTGGYLTQATYTHRAVFDIKPETDIYWCTADVGWITGHSYVAYGPLANGATQVIYEGTPDTPHLGRWWEIVAKYGVTILYTAPTAIRTFMKWGEEIPAKFDLSSLRLLGSVGEPINPEAWMWYRKVIGADTCPIVDTWWQTETGGLMISPLPGVTPCKPGSAMRPLPGISAEIYDEHGQSVGNGSGGYLVLTEPWPGMLRGIWGDHDRFVETYWSRFAGKYFAGDGAKWDNEGAIWLLGRVDDVMNVSGHRISTTEVESALVSNPMVAEAAVVGASDEMTGQAIVAFVILRAGVQDGPEVAQELRNHVAKEIGPIAKPRQILVVAELPKTRSGKIMRRLLRDVAENRALGDVTTLADPTVMNLIGQGLSAGVDQD; encoded by the coding sequence ATGGGCGATGAGACTTTAGAAAACCTACTCAGCGAAAATCGAATCTTTGCGCCTTCGTCCGAATTTGCTCAGCAAGCCAATGCCAAAGCAGACCTTTATGACCAAGCACAAAATGATCGATTAGCATTTTGGGAACAGCAAGGAAGTTATTTGCAGTGGGATAAGCAGTGGTCGCAGACTCTAGATTGGTCGCAAGCACCTGTAGCAAAATGGTTCGTCAACGGCGAGCTAAATGTAGCTGTTAATTGTGTAGATAGACACGTCGCTCAAGGCAATGGAAGTCGGGTAGCAATTTATTTCGAAGGCGAGCCTGGTGACACCAGGGTAATCACCTACAAAGAGTTGCAAGATGAAGTTTGTCGCGTAGCCAATGGGCTAACTGAACTAGGTGTCCAAGACGGGGATCGGGTGGCAATCTATTTGCCGATGATTCCTGAAGCTGTATTTGCGATGTTGGCATGTGCTCGAATAGGTGCGATTCACTCCGTGGTCTTCGGTGGTTTTTCTGCTGAGGCATTACGAAGCCGCATCGAAGATGCATCTGCCAAATTGGTTATCACTGCCGATGGCGGTTTCCGCCGCGGTAATGCTTTTGCACTAAAGCCGGCTGTCGATGAAGCTGCAAGCAGTGCCCCAACTGTAGAAAAAATATTAGTTGTAAAGCGCACCGGGCAAGAGATTTCATGGAACAACACAACAGACATCTGGTGGCATGATCTCGTTGCTAGACAATCAACGACTCATAAGCCAAAATCATTTGATTCCGAACACCCCCTTTTCATTCTCTACACTTCGGGGACGACAGGTAGGCCAAAAGGAATATTGCACACAACTGGTGGCTATCTAACACAGGCAACCTACACACATCGAGCCGTTTTCGATATCAAGCCTGAAACTGACATCTATTGGTGCACCGCCGATGTTGGCTGGATTACTGGCCACTCGTATGTTGCTTATGGCCCTTTGGCAAACGGTGCTACGCAAGTCATTTACGAAGGCACGCCAGACACTCCTCACCTAGGACGATGGTGGGAGATTGTTGCGAAGTACGGCGTAACAATCTTGTATACCGCTCCAACTGCAATTAGAACTTTTATGAAGTGGGGCGAAGAAATTCCAGCAAAGTTTGACCTTTCGAGTTTGCGCTTACTCGGCAGTGTTGGTGAACCGATTAATCCAGAAGCATGGATGTGGTATCGCAAAGTTATTGGCGCCGATACCTGCCCCATCGTGGATACATGGTGGCAGACCGAAACCGGTGGGTTAATGATTAGCCCATTGCCTGGCGTTACTCCATGTAAGCCAGGATCGGCCATGCGACCACTGCCTGGAATCAGCGCAGAAATTTATGATGAGCACGGTCAATCAGTAGGCAATGGAAGTGGGGGCTATTTGGTATTGACCGAGCCGTGGCCTGGAATGTTGCGTGGCATCTGGGGTGACCATGATCGTTTTGTTGAAACCTATTGGTCGCGTTTTGCGGGCAAATACTTTGCTGGTGATGGCGCTAAGTGGGATAACGAAGGTGCAATCTGGCTATTGGGTCGAGTTGACGACGTTATGAACGTATCGGGACACCGAATTTCAACCACTGAGGTGGAATCGGCATTAGTTTCAAATCCGATGGTTGCCGAAGCTGCTGTCGTAGGTGCTAGCGATGAGATGACCGGACAAGCGATTGTTGCTTTCGTTATCTTGCGTGCGGGTGTTCAGGATGGTCCTGAGGTTGCTCAGGAATTGCGCAACCACGTAGCAAAAGAAATTGGTCCAATCGCAAAGCCGCGTCAGATTTTGGTAGTAGCCGAGCTACCAAAAACTCGATCCGGCAAAATTATGCGACGGCTACTTCGAGATGTAGCCGAAAACCGCGCCTTAGGCGATGTGACCACACTGGCTGACCCAACAGTAATGAATTTAATTGGACAAGGCCTGAGCGCGGGAGTTGACCAAGATTAG
- a CDS encoding penicillin-binding protein — protein MTKAEDSKTSEPRFGLLLKMAIFVGFAGIVAGIAAIPVVGTLGLITKNSANGFSQLPADLTDVPLPLQNTITDAQGNVIATLFSQDRIEVALENIAPVMQRAVIDIEDQRFYQHAGIDVRGTLRALISTGSGTQVQGGSTITQQYVKQILLAAAQTPEEQKAAIEPSLGRKIREARYAIGLENKLSKQQILQGYLNIAYFGSGAYGVEAAARRYFSTTASQLTLTQSATLAGLVQSPSRFDPIQFPKAGELRRNEVISAMLRTGDITQDEADTAIARPISADLKPSIIPNGCASSKSPFFCDYVLTVLRDDPTFGATPEIRAHLLDVGGLTIKTTLDPKAQLAAQKSVARYIPIKDPSQKATSITMMKPGTGEIVAMAQNRLWGTSGIGKTTINYGAPLNHNGTVGFQAGSTFKPFTLAAALKQRISPFKYIPSPSGKTFYNFRDCATGNLREPWTVANSTSSGTFNMLQATAYSVNTYFVGLEEQTGICDPPAIAKSLGVTLGNGQDIPELPCFTLGCFDVTTLDMAEAMATFAGHGIHCNPIAILSITDRDGQAIDTPSPSCSQVLDEKVADSVTAILAGVIDGPLGGRTGAQMYFDRPAAGKTGTTDNHAAVWFVGFTPDLAAAVWVGDPRGGQQYPMSNVTINGTYYAQVYGYLLPGPIWRDAMAGALAGTPKTKWRLKTLFGLNAGGYDNYGQFGLCPNMTGAELEKCNAANNFFSYFPSASASPSSNVTNRPAGTPTSRPTKTSAPTKPPTPTPTDPAPTTEPNP, from the coding sequence ATGACAAAAGCCGAGGATTCAAAAACTTCTGAACCTCGTTTTGGTTTGCTGCTGAAAATGGCGATTTTTGTCGGCTTTGCGGGCATCGTTGCGGGTATCGCTGCTATCCCTGTAGTGGGAACTTTGGGACTAATTACCAAGAACTCCGCCAATGGTTTTTCTCAGCTTCCGGCCGATCTAACTGATGTTCCGCTTCCGCTACAGAACACCATTACTGACGCTCAGGGTAATGTAATCGCCACCCTATTTTCGCAAGATCGTATTGAGGTTGCACTTGAGAATATCGCCCCAGTTATGCAGCGTGCTGTTATTGACATCGAGGATCAGCGCTTTTACCAACATGCCGGGATTGATGTCCGCGGAACACTTCGCGCACTCATTTCCACTGGCTCTGGGACCCAAGTTCAAGGTGGCTCAACGATCACTCAACAGTATGTGAAGCAGATATTATTGGCTGCCGCACAGACTCCGGAAGAGCAAAAGGCGGCCATTGAGCCTTCGCTTGGCCGTAAAATTCGAGAAGCCCGATATGCCATTGGTCTAGAAAACAAACTATCTAAGCAGCAGATTTTGCAAGGCTACCTAAACATTGCTTACTTTGGCAGTGGTGCTTATGGAGTTGAAGCCGCGGCTCGGCGCTATTTCTCAACTACCGCTAGTCAACTCACGCTTACTCAATCGGCCACATTAGCTGGACTAGTACAAAGTCCATCACGTTTCGACCCAATTCAATTTCCTAAAGCTGGTGAACTTCGCAGGAATGAAGTCATCTCGGCGATGTTACGAACTGGTGACATAACTCAAGATGAAGCAGATACCGCGATAGCTAGACCCATCTCTGCTGACCTAAAGCCCTCAATAATCCCAAATGGATGTGCGAGTTCAAAGTCGCCATTTTTCTGCGACTATGTTTTGACTGTTTTACGAGATGATCCGACCTTTGGTGCCACTCCAGAAATTCGAGCTCATTTACTTGACGTTGGCGGGCTGACGATTAAAACTACCCTTGACCCTAAGGCTCAGTTAGCAGCGCAGAAATCGGTAGCTCGATATATTCCGATCAAAGATCCAAGCCAAAAGGCAACTTCAATCACCATGATGAAACCTGGAACCGGCGAAATAGTTGCGATGGCCCAAAATCGGCTTTGGGGCACTTCCGGCATCGGTAAGACGACTATTAATTATGGTGCTCCCCTAAATCACAATGGGACCGTTGGTTTTCAAGCGGGTTCGACATTTAAACCTTTTACACTTGCCGCAGCGCTTAAGCAAAGAATCAGTCCGTTCAAGTACATTCCTTCACCATCTGGAAAGACTTTTTACAATTTCCGTGATTGTGCTACTGGCAATTTGCGAGAACCTTGGACGGTAGCAAACTCCACCAGTTCTGGAACATTTAACATGTTGCAGGCAACTGCCTATTCTGTAAATACCTATTTCGTCGGCTTGGAGGAACAAACGGGAATCTGTGATCCACCGGCTATCGCTAAATCGCTAGGTGTGACCCTGGGCAATGGCCAAGACATTCCAGAACTACCTTGTTTCACGCTGGGCTGTTTTGATGTAACCACACTTGATATGGCTGAGGCAATGGCTACTTTTGCTGGACACGGAATACACTGCAATCCCATCGCGATACTTAGTATTACTGACCGTGACGGCCAGGCAATTGATACTCCCTCGCCAAGTTGTAGTCAGGTATTGGATGAAAAGGTCGCTGACAGTGTTACTGCAATTCTTGCTGGGGTTATTGATGGTCCACTTGGCGGTCGAACGGGAGCACAGATGTACTTTGATCGCCCAGCTGCTGGTAAGACGGGAACGACTGATAACCATGCTGCGGTTTGGTTTGTTGGCTTCACTCCAGACTTAGCCGCTGCTGTTTGGGTCGGGGACCCAAGAGGTGGTCAACAATATCCGATGAGCAATGTAACGATTAATGGGACTTACTACGCCCAGGTTTACGGATACTTATTACCAGGTCCCATCTGGCGAGATGCGATGGCCGGGGCATTAGCAGGTACACCAAAGACCAAATGGAGATTGAAGACGCTCTTTGGACTTAACGCTGGCGGTTACGACAATTACGGACAGTTTGGTTTATGTCCGAACATGACGGGTGCCGAATTAGAAAAGTGTAATGCAGCTAATAACTTCTTTAGCTATTTTCCTAGTGCTTCTGCAAGTCCAAGTTCTAATGTGACTAATAGACCAGCAGGAACGCCAACCAGTCGGCCAACGAAAACATCTGCGCCTACAAAACCACCGACACCTACGCCGACAGATCCTGCTCCGACCACTGAACCAAACCCATAG
- a CDS encoding phage holin family protein, with product MSDNNKASLGEMIESIVSDFTTLIRGHIELAKSEVLESFRNGLQSSAFFLITFGLANFAVTLLLVAAGFGLVAAGLPAWAAFLILGLVISLLAVASLWFAIRRFKQIRGPVKTIASLNATTETIRSQFED from the coding sequence GTGAGTGATAACAATAAAGCGTCTTTAGGCGAAATGATTGAATCAATTGTTTCTGACTTTACGACGTTAATCCGTGGCCACATTGAGTTAGCCAAATCAGAAGTACTAGAGAGTTTCCGCAATGGTTTGCAGTCGTCGGCATTTTTCCTGATCACCTTCGGCCTTGCCAATTTCGCCGTGACTTTACTGCTAGTTGCGGCTGGCTTTGGGCTAGTCGCCGCAGGACTGCCAGCTTGGGCAGCATTTCTAATTCTGGGACTGGTTATTTCGCTCTTGGCGGTCGCTTCACTTTGGTTCGCGATCCGTCGTTTCAAGCAAATCCGGGGTCCAGTGAAAACCATTGCTTCGCTAAATGCGACAACGGAAACCATTCGTAGCCAGTTCGAAGATTAA
- a CDS encoding Crp/Fnr family transcriptional regulator, with product MDSNLPDAPLFNALDETSALALRDSMNSQSLKKGDVLFQESDLGDQLYLITEGKIKLSHTSSDGRESLFTVLGPGDMFGELSVFDPGPRTSTAIAVTDVQVLGLKHDVLRPWLTERPEVAQSLLQALANRLRRNSETMSDLVFADVPGRVAKVLLQLNEKFGVDSATGRAVPHDLTQEEIAQLVGASRETVNKALADFVSRGWIRLETRSVHILELGRLQGRAK from the coding sequence ATGGACAGTAATTTGCCAGACGCACCATTATTCAATGCACTTGATGAAACCTCAGCATTGGCTCTGCGTGATTCAATGAACTCCCAGTCCTTAAAAAAGGGTGACGTACTTTTTCAAGAATCAGATTTAGGTGATCAGCTCTACTTAATTACTGAAGGCAAAATTAAGTTAAGTCACACATCAAGTGATGGCAGAGAATCGCTGTTTACCGTACTAGGCCCAGGCGATATGTTTGGCGAGCTATCAGTTTTTGATCCCGGGCCACGAACATCAACCGCTATCGCAGTCACCGATGTCCAAGTACTTGGCCTGAAGCACGATGTTCTACGACCTTGGTTAACTGAGCGCCCCGAAGTTGCCCAGTCTTTACTGCAGGCTTTGGCGAATCGCTTGCGCCGAAATAGTGAAACTATGTCAGATTTAGTTTTTGCAGATGTGCCTGGCCGCGTAGCCAAAGTGTTGTTACAGCTTAATGAGAAATTTGGTGTTGATTCAGCAACGGGGCGTGCCGTCCCACATGATTTAACGCAGGAAGAGATTGCTCAACTAGTCGGCGCATCGCGTGAGACCGTCAATAAGGCGTTGGCAGATTTTGTATCCCGAGGCTGGATTAGGCTGGAGACGCGAAGCGTTCACATCTTAGAATTAGGTCGGCTACAAGGCCGAGCAAAGTAA
- the nhaA gene encoding Na+/H+ antiporter NhaA, protein MTEENVFLEPIQPPESGRIARALREETTGGLLLIATAVVALTLANSPLAGIYESFTKFKFGPDALNLHLSVAHWSADLLLAVFFFVVGNELKHEFVKGSLADPKEALVPIVAAITGMVFAGGIFLLFNAGKAGASAWGIPISTDVAFALAVLAIAGRGLPLELRSFLLTVAVVNDLCAITVIAIFYDQGFNAKEFVIALAFIAIFALLQRRYLTALWLNLPIALLAWYWMYQSGIHATIAGVALGLAMNVGAKSDAGESPADKAEHKLRPISAGICVPIFAFTSIGISLADSSITQMISDPLTLGIIFGLVVGQPLGVTLGAFLTTKLTRGTLNPTLTWWDVLVVGTLAAIGFTVALLVSEVSFHANTELLKTAKFGIALTNAVAIVVAVLAVRMRNKGIRANSS, encoded by the coding sequence GTGACTGAGGAGAATGTATTTCTAGAGCCAATCCAGCCACCAGAATCTGGTCGGATAGCGCGAGCTTTACGCGAAGAAACCACTGGTGGTCTGCTACTGATAGCCACGGCCGTAGTTGCTTTAACTCTTGCTAATTCGCCGCTAGCTGGTATCTATGAATCATTTACTAAATTCAAATTTGGCCCTGATGCACTAAACCTTCACCTTTCGGTTGCGCACTGGTCGGCTGATCTACTTTTAGCAGTTTTCTTTTTTGTCGTCGGCAATGAACTCAAGCACGAGTTTGTTAAAGGCAGCTTGGCTGATCCAAAAGAAGCCTTAGTTCCGATTGTCGCCGCCATAACCGGCATGGTATTCGCCGGTGGAATTTTTCTACTTTTCAATGCTGGCAAAGCCGGAGCGAGCGCCTGGGGAATTCCAATCTCAACCGATGTAGCTTTTGCTCTGGCGGTGCTTGCCATCGCGGGACGTGGATTACCACTAGAGCTGCGGTCCTTTCTTTTGACTGTTGCTGTCGTCAATGATCTGTGTGCAATCACGGTCATTGCTATTTTTTATGATCAGGGATTTAATGCGAAAGAGTTTGTAATAGCACTGGCATTCATCGCAATCTTTGCCCTACTGCAAAGGCGATACCTAACTGCCCTTTGGCTTAATCTTCCAATTGCACTTTTGGCATGGTACTGGATGTATCAAAGTGGTATTCACGCAACTATTGCTGGTGTGGCACTTGGCCTTGCAATGAACGTTGGGGCTAAGAGTGATGCCGGAGAATCTCCAGCTGATAAGGCCGAACATAAGTTGCGCCCAATATCAGCTGGAATCTGTGTGCCAATTTTTGCTTTTACTTCTATCGGCATTTCGCTGGCCGACAGCTCAATAACCCAGATGATTAGCGACCCATTGACATTAGGGATCATATTTGGCCTGGTAGTTGGACAACCGCTTGGTGTAACTCTAGGCGCATTTCTAACCACGAAGTTAACTCGTGGCACTTTAAATCCAACATTGACTTGGTGGGATGTTTTAGTCGTTGGAACACTGGCCGCTATTGGTTTTACCGTTGCATTGTTGGTGTCGGAAGTTTCATTTCATGCCAACACGGAACTATTAAAAACAGCCAAGTTCGGGATAGCGCTCACAAATGCTGTGGCTATTGTTGTTGCAGTGCTAGCAGTCCGAATGCGTAATAAGGGTATTAGGGCAAATAGTTCCTGA
- the nth gene encoding endonuclease III: MRSATRPSKVITKVASVPKTEQVTKLSTNLETAKELTTRARKIFSILGKIFPEAKCELDFATPLQLLIATVLSAQCTDKRVNQVTPALFTAYPDVKALAKANREELEDLIRSTGFYRNKATSILGLANALEAKFDGKVPGTLAELVTLPGVGRKTANVVLSNAFEVPGITVDTHVGRIARRLGWTKNSDPVKVEFDLMEILPSKDWTQLNHRLIFFGRRICHAKKPACGACPVAKLCPSFGEGPVDPAAAAKLVKTGVE, encoded by the coding sequence ATTAGGTCGGCTACAAGGCCGAGCAAAGTAATTACAAAGGTTGCTAGTGTGCCAAAGACAGAGCAGGTCACAAAGTTAAGCACCAATCTAGAAACCGCTAAAGAGTTAACCACTAGAGCCCGGAAGATTTTTTCAATTCTTGGGAAGATTTTCCCCGAAGCGAAATGCGAACTGGATTTCGCAACGCCACTCCAACTTCTCATTGCGACAGTGCTGTCTGCTCAGTGCACAGATAAGCGAGTCAATCAGGTAACACCTGCACTTTTCACCGCATACCCAGATGTCAAGGCACTCGCAAAGGCTAACCGTGAAGAATTAGAAGACCTAATTAGATCAACGGGGTTTTACCGGAACAAAGCGACCTCAATTTTAGGTCTGGCGAACGCACTAGAAGCAAAGTTTGACGGCAAGGTGCCAGGCACACTTGCAGAGTTAGTGACTCTGCCCGGTGTTGGGCGCAAGACAGCGAATGTTGTTTTGAGCAATGCCTTCGAAGTTCCCGGAATCACGGTGGATACGCATGTAGGCCGAATAGCAAGAAGACTCGGCTGGACAAAAAACAGCGATCCAGTAAAAGTTGAATTTGATTTGATGGAAATTTTGCCGAGTAAAGATTGGACACAACTAAATCACCGCCTCATATTTTTTGGTCGCAGGATTTGTCATGCCAAGAAACCAGCATGTGGAGCCTGTCCCGTAGCAAAATTGTGTCCATCATTTGGCGAAGGGCCGGTGGATCCAGCAGCTGCTGCCAAACTCGTAAAGACTGGTGTCGAATGA
- a CDS encoding WhiB family transcriptional regulator gives MLFVQGAAQNRVKIICAGCNVRTECLAVALDNQIEYGVWGGMTERERRALLRRRSNVTSWRELLMSARQEYGRVDPVAFVRQA, from the coding sequence ATGCTTTTTGTCCAAGGCGCCGCACAAAACCGAGTAAAAATTATTTGCGCAGGTTGTAATGTGCGCACCGAATGTCTGGCTGTTGCTCTCGACAACCAAATTGAATATGGCGTCTGGGGGGGCATGACCGAACGAGAGCGACGTGCATTATTGCGTCGCCGCAGCAATGTAACCTCATGGCGTGAATTACTTATGAGTGCCCGACAAGAGTATGGCCGCGTTGATCCTGTGGCATTTGTGCGCCAGGCATAA
- a CDS encoding RidA family protein, translating into MTSVVENRLAELGITLPSVAKPVASYIPAKRSGNLIFTSGQLPMKDGQLLATGILEVDVDVDVAYACARQCALNALAAIKELIGDLDKVTQIVKVTGFVASHPTFTNQPAVINGASELLAEVFGDAAAHARSSIGMAVLPLNAPVEVELIVEVSD; encoded by the coding sequence GTGACTAGCGTTGTTGAAAACCGGTTAGCCGAATTAGGAATTACATTACCGTCTGTTGCCAAGCCGGTTGCTTCATACATTCCGGCAAAGCGTAGCGGAAATTTAATTTTTACCTCGGGTCAGTTGCCCATGAAAGACGGCCAGTTATTGGCTACCGGAATCCTCGAGGTTGATGTTGATGTTGATGTTGCGTACGCCTGTGCTCGACAGTGTGCATTGAATGCGCTTGCAGCGATTAAAGAATTGATTGGTGATCTAGATAAAGTAACTCAGATTGTAAAGGTCACTGGATTTGTAGCGAGTCACCCTACATTTACAAATCAACCTGCGGTGATAAATGGAGCAAGTGAACTGCTTGCTGAAGTGTTTGGCGATGCTGCAGCTCATGCTCGTTCCTCTATTGGGATGGCAGTGCTACCGTTGAATGCTCCCGTTGAAGTTGAACTGATTGTTGAGGTTTCAGACTAA
- a CDS encoding TadA family conjugal transfer-associated ATPase yields the protein MIMSAQWREQVNQIRARLALQESLLSAQTIAAAVSSELPLLGNAEKLEVFDELVTHIDGLGPLDRLSKQPGVTDILVNGFSDVWFDDGHGLRRANIAWNSESELRDFVGHLANQASRRLDEVQPFLDAHLPSGIRLHAVIPPLSTVGTCLSLRIPQQISLSLTDLQLANMFDDQVLGILRKIVYSGLPFVISGGTGSGKTTLLSALLSEVPHDERLLIIEDTHELKVDHPHAVGLQARNSNSEGAGEVTLRTLVRQALRMRPDRVILGEVRGAEIVDLVTALNTGHTGGCTTIHANSANDVPARVASLGLLAGIPVVAMNNLFATAIKVIIELVQIKDGTRKVAGFHLIEEFEGITRVTQAVDQLGMHCDEQTQIKFHELLEQKCR from the coding sequence ATGATTATGTCCGCGCAGTGGCGTGAACAGGTAAATCAAATCAGAGCGAGATTAGCGCTTCAGGAAAGTTTGCTCTCTGCGCAAACCATTGCAGCAGCAGTTAGTTCCGAGCTTCCACTTTTAGGTAATGCAGAGAAACTTGAAGTTTTTGATGAACTAGTAACACACATAGATGGTCTCGGCCCACTTGATCGACTGAGTAAACAACCCGGCGTAACTGATATTTTGGTTAATGGATTTTCAGATGTTTGGTTTGACGATGGGCACGGGCTCCGAAGAGCAAACATCGCATGGAACTCCGAAAGCGAGTTACGGGATTTCGTTGGACATCTAGCGAATCAAGCGAGCCGTCGATTAGACGAAGTTCAACCGTTTCTTGATGCACACCTACCTTCAGGAATTCGATTGCATGCGGTTATACCGCCATTAAGTACAGTAGGCACTTGCTTATCGTTACGAATACCGCAGCAAATATCATTAAGCCTCACAGATTTGCAACTAGCGAACATGTTTGATGATCAAGTGCTCGGGATTTTAAGAAAAATTGTCTACTCAGGCTTGCCATTTGTCATTTCAGGCGGCACGGGTTCTGGAAAAACTACTTTGCTATCGGCCTTACTTTCGGAGGTGCCACATGATGAACGCCTCCTGATCATTGAAGACACCCATGAACTTAAAGTCGATCATCCTCATGCTGTCGGCCTACAAGCCCGGAATTCTAACTCCGAAGGTGCAGGAGAAGTGACACTTCGAACACTGGTTAGACAGGCGTTAAGAATGCGCCCCGATCGGGTAATTCTAGGCGAGGTGCGCGGCGCTGAAATTGTTGATTTAGTCACGGCACTTAACACCGGGCATACAGGAGGATGCACTACCATTCACGCTAACTCAGCCAATGATGTGCCCGCACGAGTTGCAAGTCTGGGCTTACTTGCAGGAATCCCAGTAGTTGCCATGAACAACCTATTTGCCACAGCAATCAAAGTGATTATCGAACTAGTGCAAATCAAAGACGGAACAAGAAAGGTGGCAGGCTTTCATTTGATTGAAGAGTTCGAGGGCATTACTCGTGTTACTCAAGCTGTTGATCAGCTGGGTATGCATTGTGATGAACAGACACAGATCAAATTTCATGAACTACTAGAGCAAAAATGCAGATGA
- a CDS encoding TlpA family protein disulfide reductase — translation MWSLSRSKIVSIIWRRAGGSSSCCQTRKDWCRMRRALLAALLLLLTACNISNQAGDSAGTPIVGPTKSVSAASQVPNVVLADLANGEKLHFAELPMPTVITFWASWCTTCRKEFELWRDPRLASKMVGINVQDAQASESLRHAAFELMQTNGTSFPSYVDSKEVLTGELGIIGLPVTIVVDSTGRIIKRHDGVISKKMLYDFVKLS, via the coding sequence ATGTGGAGCCTGTCCCGTAGCAAAATTGTGTCCATCATTTGGCGAAGGGCCGGTGGATCCAGCAGCTGCTGCCAAACTCGTAAAGACTGGTGTCGAATGAGACGCGCACTTCTTGCCGCCCTACTCCTACTCTTGACAGCTTGTAACATATCAAATCAAGCGGGAGACTCCGCTGGTACACCAATAGTTGGTCCCACCAAATCTGTATCAGCTGCATCACAAGTTCCTAATGTTGTTTTGGCTGACTTAGCCAATGGCGAGAAACTTCATTTTGCTGAACTACCAATGCCAACTGTGATAACTTTTTGGGCTTCGTGGTGCACAACTTGCCGAAAGGAATTTGAACTTTGGCGCGACCCTAGGCTCGCTTCGAAAATGGTCGGTATCAATGTTCAGGATGCGCAGGCTAGTGAATCACTTCGCCATGCCGCTTTCGAATTGATGCAAACTAACGGAACATCATTTCCAAGTTATGTCGATTCCAAGGAAGTGCTAACTGGAGAGTTAGGGATTATCGGATTACCGGTCACTATTGTTGTCGATAGTACGGGAAGAATCATAAAACGTCATGATGGTGTAATTAGCAAAAAAATGCTCTACGATTTTGTAAAGCTAAGTTAG
- a CDS encoding CvpA family protein yields MGLSTLDYVLVGFIVLVTLGGWRRGLIVTVFSILGSIAGAIIGHYLGTNFAAGSQATATRWAIEGLIFIIAVSLGNSVGAFVGKRINKALSWEPIQLVDHLSGGALSFAGWTLVIWIASTSIIASPLPKIPTALSNSKVVVTIDKYLPANVRNLVDDWRHMSSLSLNLQKTAD; encoded by the coding sequence GTGGGACTTTCAACACTCGATTATGTACTTGTGGGCTTCATAGTTTTGGTTACCCTCGGCGGCTGGCGTCGAGGTTTGATTGTTACAGTTTTTTCAATTCTAGGTAGCATTGCAGGCGCAATCATTGGTCACTACCTTGGCACTAACTTTGCTGCTGGTTCGCAGGCTACAGCTACTCGATGGGCCATCGAAGGCCTCATCTTCATAATTGCAGTTTCATTAGGAAATTCAGTCGGCGCATTTGTCGGAAAGCGAATCAATAAGGCGCTGTCTTGGGAACCAATTCAGTTAGTTGATCATCTCTCAGGCGGAGCCCTTTCATTTGCTGGCTGGACGTTGGTAATTTGGATTGCCAGCACTTCAATTATTGCTTCACCATTGCCAAAAATCCCGACTGCACTTTCCAATTCCAAGGTTGTGGTCACTATTGATAAGTACTTGCCAGCCAATGTTCGCAATCTTGTTGATGATTGGCGACATATGAGTTCCCTGTCTCTTAATTTGCAGAAAACGGCAGACTAG